In Prunus dulcis chromosome 2, ALMONDv2, whole genome shotgun sequence, a single genomic region encodes these proteins:
- the LOC117619038 gene encoding cytochrome b561 and DOMON domain-containing protein At3g61750 — MASSGSWSLALRFACRLCVILALVLDTKISVVADDDSNVPGVNSAGVGGGVSELCDNELSSFMLPPYGNLSDIVCRPIWNTFVLRYSQTEDHVMNIILSAVYTTGWVGLGFSKDGMMVGSSAMVGWVNRKGQARIKQYYLQGSKVSEVIPGKGELPLTGIPASLVLHGPRIYLAFQLKFQTHLARQPIILAIGSGYPKHHHLTKHNDKTTILFDFSAGSASEAPTNFGQMKKNHGILAIFGWGLIIPVGAIVPRYFKHKDPLWYYLHALIQFVGFVIGLAAVVLGQQLYTKIGANFPTHRAIGIFVLVLSILQILAFFLRPNKDAKIRKYWNWYHHWLGRFAVFFAAVNILLGIKIGTAGNDWKIGYGFLLGVILLSVIVLEALARMRRTEKDTLPSNFQMNPVQ; from the exons ATGGCGAGTTCGGGATCTTGGTCTTTGGCTTTGAGGTTTGCTTGCAGGTTATGTGTTATTCTGGCCCTTGTCTTGGATACCAAGATTTCGGTTGTGGCTGATGATGACAGTAATGTTCCGGGAGTCAATAGTGCCGGTGTGGGTGGCGGAGTATCAGAGCTTTGTGATAATGAGCTGAGTAGTTTTATGCTACCACCATACGGTAATTTATCAGATATAGTCTGTAGGCCTATTTGGAACACTTTTGTTTTGAGG TACTCTCAGACTGAAGATCATGTCATGAACATTATATTGTCTGCTGTATACACCACTGGATGGGTAGGATTGGGATTTTCCAAAGATGGCATGATGGTTGGTTCAAGTGCCATGGTGGGATGGGTTAACAGAAAAGGCCAAGCAAGAATTAAGCAATACTATTTGCAGGGTTCAAAGGTGTCAGAAGTTATACCAGGCAAAGGTGAATTGCCACTCACCGGCATCCCTGCTTCCCTTGTGCTTCATGGCCCCAGAATTTACCTGGCATTTCAGTTGAAATTCCAGACTCATCTCGCCCGGCAGCCAATTATCTTGGCTATCGGAAGCGGTTACCCTAAGCACCACCACCTAACCAAACACAACGATAAAACAACCATCCTGTTCGATTTCTCTGCAGGTTCTGCATCTGAGGCACCTACAAACTTTGGGCAGATGAAGAAGAACCATGGAATATTGGCTATATTTGGATGGGGTCTAATAATTCCTGTTGGGGCAATTGTCCCAAGATACTTTAAGCACAAGGACCCTTTGTGGTACTATCTCCATGCACTTATTCAATTTGTTGGGTTTGTCATCGGGCTGGCAGCTGTGGTACTTGGGCAACAACTCTATACCAAAATAGGAGCCAACTTCCCAACACATAGAGCCATAGGGATCTTTGTTCTTGTGCTTAGTATCCTTCAG ATACTGGCATTTTTTCTAAGACCCAACAAGGATGCCAAGATTAGAAAGTACTGGAATTGGTACCACCACTGGCTTGGAAGGTTTGCAGTCTTCTTTGCAGCTGTGAACATACTTCTGGGGATCAAAATTGGAACTGCTGGAAATGATTGGAAGATAGGCTACGGGTTTCTTCTCGGTGTGATTCTGCTCTCTGTCATTGTTTTAGAAGCATTGGCAAGGATGAGGAGAACAGAGAAGGATACTTTGCCTTCAAACTTCCAAATGAATCCAGTTCAATAG
- the LOC117619017 gene encoding uncharacterized protein LOC117619017, translated as MNSRAQTINQDCSKRCNFCPVSEQKTRSDSLLLIVCAQVFLHLLFFVGIGTSYINLMGAMGMMDWSAASASNAYFDTLKLCNDRKRQSDSWKTQEPGSNEFVSALAAGMKAKLIVEVASSVSPSTIALAAAAKHTGGRLVCIVPEPVLDESKKVIKDSGLKDLVEFRTGDPSELLSNYENIDFSLVDCKNDEYTRLLQLLDVNPRKSVVVANNLVGERKGLGGHMEVKEERVVVRSTKHPIGKGMEVTVIGKNKEIGKGDWGGGRKKRSGKSKWVVEVDEKSGEEHIFRVPG; from the exons ATGAACAGTCGAGCACAAACAATAAACCAGGACTGCAGTAAACGTTGTAATTTTTGTCCTGTTTCAGAGCAAAAAACACGTTCTGATTCCCTGCTCTTGATTGTTTGCGCCCAAGTTTTTTTGCatcttctgttttttgttgGAATTGGAACCAGTTATATTAATCTCATGGGGGCTATGGGGATGATGGATTGGTCTGCAGCTTCTGCTTCAAATGCTTATTTTGATACCCTCAAACTG TGTAATGACCGAAAAAGACAAAGTGACTCGTGGAAAACACAAGAGCCAGGGAGCAATGAGTTTGTATCGGCCTTGGCAGCCGGCATGAAAGCCAAGCTCATAGTGGAGGTGGCCTCAAGTGTTTCCCCATCAACAATAGCCTTAGCAGCTGCTGCAAAACACACAGGGGGCAGATTGGTCTGCATTGTCCCAGAGCCAGTTCTCGACGAATCAAAGAAAGTAATCAAAGACTCAGGCCTAAAAGACTTGGTTGAATTCAGGACCGGGGACCCCTCTGAGCTATTGTCAAATTATGAGAACATTGATTTCTCTCTGGTTGATTGCAAGAACGACGAGTACACAAGGCTGCTGCAGTTGCTTGATGTGAATCCTAGAAAATCAGTGGTTGTGGCTAACAACTTGGTTGGTGAAAGAAAAGGGCTGGGAGGACATATGGAAGTGAAGGAGGAGAGGGTTGTCGTAAGGTCCACGAAGCATCCGATAGGGAAAGGGATGGAGGTCACCGTGATTGGGAAGAACAAAGAGATTGGAAAGGGAGATTGGGGTggaggaaggaagaagagaagtgGTAAGAGCAAATGGGTTGTCGAGGTTGATGAGAAGAGTGGTGAGGAGCATATCTTTAGGGTGCCTGGCTAA
- the LOC117618314 gene encoding O-acyltransferase WSD1-like, which produces METEEGIRLRKPTPIKTKREEEEEGRRDGGEAGVDIRNCNKEMMNVEEEPLSPAARLFHEPNFNLHIVAIMGCKTRIYPEVFKANLPHTLLRHPRFSSLLVVDEKNEGKMKWVRTEVDLDKHIIIPDLDPNMESPDQFVEDYIYNLSKTTIDKSKPLWDLHLLNLKTSEAEGTGIFRVHHSLGDGTSLMSLLLACTRQISNPEALPTIPVKKKKNDDKRVFNRGFWWVLKFFWNTFADVFMFMLTALCLEDTKTPLKGPPGSEFNPRRFVYQTLSLDDMKLIKNAMNLIYRMMASIFVFIYLRVQALADMMEKNTEAKWGNWIGYVLLPFTIALRDDPLDYIREAKTTIDRKKHSLEAIYTFSIAELVLKLFGIKRASALSHRIISHTTMCFSNLVGPLEEIGFYGHPMAFLAPSSYGQPHALVINFQSYINKMTIVLSVDEETIPDPHLLCDDIVQSLNLIKEAVVARGLVK; this is translated from the exons atggagactGAGGAAGGTATTAGGTTGAGGAAGCCAACTCCTATAAAAacgaagagagaagaggaggaggagggaagAAGAGATGGAGGAGAAGCTGGCGTGGACATAAGGAACTGCAACAAGGAGATGATGAATGTGGAAGAAGAGCCATTGAGCCCAGCGGCGCGTTTGTTTCATGAACCAAACTTCAACCTGCATATTGTAGCAATCATGGGGTGCAAGACTAGGATTTACCCTGAGGTTTTTAAGGCCAACTTGCCCCACACTTTGCTCAGGCACCCTCGCTTCTCTAGTTTACTG GTTGTGGatgagaaaaatgaaggaaagaTGAAATGGGTCAGAACAGAGGTGGATCTAGACAAGCACATAATTATTCCAGACCTGGATCCAAACATGGAGTCACCAGACCAATTTGTTGAAGACTACATCTACAACCTCAGCAAGACAACCATTGACAAGTCAAAGCCACTGTGGGACCTACACCTCCTCAACCTCAAAACCTCCGAGGCAGAGGGCACTGGCATTTTCAGAGTCCACCACTCTCTTGGCGATGGCACGTCTCTCATGTCTCTTCTGCTCGCTTGCACCCGCCAAATCTCAAACCCTGAGGCTCTCCCAACCATTccagtgaagaagaagaaaaatgatgaTAAGAGGGTTTTTAACAGAGgattttggtgggttttgaaatttttttggaataCTTTTGCTGATGTATTCATGTTTATGTTGACTGCGTTGTGCTTGGAGGACACAAAGACACCTCTTAAAGGTCCCCCGGGCAGTGAGTTCAACCCTCGACGATTTGTTTATCAGACTCTGAGTTTGGACGACATGAAGCTAATAAAGAATGCAATGAACTTG ATTTATAGAATGATGG CttcaatatttgtttttatatatttgcgAGTGCAGGCTTTAGCTGATATGATGGAGAAGAACACAGAAGCAAAATGGGGCAATTGGATTGGTTATGTCCTCCTTCCTTTCACAATTGCTTTAAGAGATGATCCATTAGACTATATTCGAGAAGCCAAGACCACAATTGACAGAAAGAAACATTCTCTTGAAGCCATTTACACTTTCTCCATTGCAGAACTAGTTCTTAAGCTTTTTGGCATTAag AGGGCAAGTGCTCTATCCCATAGAATTATCTCCCACACAACAATGTGCTTCTCCAATCTGGTTGGTCCACTTGAGGAAATTGGTTTTTATGGCCATCCAATGGCTTTCCTTGCTCCAAGTTCTTATGGTCAACCacat GCATTGGTGATTAACTTCCAAAGTTACATAAACAAGATGACTATTGTTCTGTCAGTGGATGAAGAGACAATTCCTGATCCCCACCTATTGTGTGATGATATTGTACAATCTCTCAACCTTATCAAGGAAGCTGTCGTAGCAAGAGGGCTTGTcaagtga
- the LOC117617933 gene encoding dynamin-related protein 1A-like has translation MENLISLVNKIQRACTALGDHGDESAMPTLWDSLPSIAVVGGQSSGKSSVLESIVGKDFLPRGSGIVTRRPLVLQLHKIDEGREYAEFMHLPRKRFTDFAAVRKEISDETDRETGRSKAISSVPIHLSIFSPNVVNLTLVDLPGLTKVAVDGQPEGTVQDIEDMVRAFIEKPNCIILAISPANQDLATSDAIKISREVDPKGERTFGVLTKIDLMDQGTNAVDILEGRSYKLQFPWIGVVNRSQADINKSIDMIAARHREREYFASSAEYRHLANRMGSEHLGRVLSKHLEVVIKSRIPGLQSLISKTIGELESELSRLGKPIAADAGGKLYVIMEISRTFDQIFKEHLDGVRSGGEKIYGVFDNQFPAALKRLQFDKQLSMDNIRKLITEADGYQPHLIAPEQGYRRLIESSLICIRGPAEAAVDAVHGILKDLAQKSISETTELKQYPPLRVEVANAAFESLERMKEESKRATLQLVDMECGYLTVDFFRKLPQDIEKGGNPTVSLFDRYNDSYLRRVGHNVLNYVNMVCSSLRIAIPKSIVYCQVREAKRCLLDHFFAELGAKEARQLAKLLDEDPAVMQRRTSLAKRLELYRSAQSEIEAVAWSK, from the exons ATGGAGAATCTGATATCGCTGGTGAATAAAATACAGAGGGCGTGCACAGCTCTCGGTGACCATGGCGACGAGAGCGCCATGCCCACTCTCTGGGACTCCTTGCCCTCCATCGCCGTCGTCGGAGGCCAg AGCTCCGGCAAGTCGTCGGTGTTGGAGAGCATTGTTGGCAAGGACTTTCTTCCTCGTGGTtcag GGATTGTTACGCGTCGTCCTCTGGTTTTGCAGCTGCATAAGATCGATGAAGGAAGAGAATACGCAGAGTTTATGCATCTCCCAAGGAAGAGGTTCACTGATTTTG CTGCTGTGAGGAAGGAGATATCTGATGAGACTGACAGAGAGACCGGCCGCTCGAAGGCTATTTCAAGCGTCCCAATCCATCTTAGTATCTTCTCCCCTAACG TTGTGAACTTGACACTGGTTGATCTTCCTGGACTCACAAAAGTAGCTGTTG ATGGTCAACCGGAGGGCACAGTGCAGGACATCGAGGATATGGTTCGGGCCTTCATTGAGAAG CCCAACTGTATTATTCTGGCAATTTCCCCTGCTAACCAAGATCTTGCTACGTCTGATGCAATTAAGATCTCTCGTGAAGTAGACCCTAAAG GGGAGAGGACGTTTGGAGTTCTGACAAAGATTGATCTTATGGACCAGGGTACAAATGCAGTTGAT ATTTTGGAAGGACGATCATATAAGCTACAGTTCCCTTGGATTGGTGTTGTCAATCGCTCCCAAGCGGACATAAACAAGAGCATTGATATGATTGCTGCTAGGCATAGAGAGCGTGAATATTTTGCAAGTAGCGCAGAGTACAGGCATCTTGCAAACAGGATGGGTTCTGAGCATTTAGGAAGGGTGCTTTCTAAG CATTTGGAAGTTGTCATCAAGTCACGAATTCCAGGCCTTCAATCTCTCATCAGCAAAACTATTGGTGAACTAGAATCAGAACTAAGCCGACTTGGGAAGCCCATTGCTGCTGATGCTGGA GGAAAATTATATGTGATCATGGAAATATCTCGTACTTTTGATCAGATATTTAAAGAACATCTTGATGGCGT GCGCTCTGGTGGTGAGAAAATTTATGGTGTGTTTGATAATCAATTTCCAGCTGCTTTGAAGCGGTTGCAATTTGACAAGCAACTTTCAATGGATAACATCCGAAAGCTAATTACTGAAGCAGATGGATATCAGCCTCATCTAATTGCTCCTGAACAAGGATACCGTCGCCTTATTGAATCTTCACTGATATGCATAAGAGGTCCTGCAGAGGCGGCTGTTGATGCG GTTCATGGCATATTGAAGGATTTGGCTCAGAAGTCTATAAGTGAGACAACG GAACTAAAGCAGTATCCCCCTTTAAGAGTGGAAGTTGCAAATGCAGCTTTTGAGTCGCTGGAAAGGATGAAAGAAGAAAGCAAGAGAGCCACTCTGCAGCTGGTTGATATGGAGTGTGGTTACTTGACTGTTGACTTCTTCCGCAAGCTTCCTCAAGATATTGAGAAGGGTGGAAATCCCACAGTCTCACTTTTCGATCGATACAATGATTCATACCTCCGCCGGGTTG GACACAATGTCTTGAACTATGTCAACATGGTTTGCTCGAGTTTAAGGATTGCTATTCCAAAGTCCATTGTCTACTGCCAAGTACGAGAGGCCAAACGCTGCTTGCTCGATCATTTCTTCGCAGAGTTGGGTGCAAAGGAG GCAAGGCAGTTGGCTAAGTTGCTGGATGAGGACCCAGCAGTGATGCAGCGGCGGACGTCCCTTGCAAAGAGGCTAGAGCTGTACAGAAGTGCTCAGTCTGAGATTGAAGCAGTTGCTTGGTCCAAGTAG